TAGCGCTCCATGACTTCGTGCACCGCCTCGGGCAACTGCTCACCGTAACCGAACCACTTGAGCTTCTCGAGCAAGACGCAGGTAGTCAGTCCGACGGCGAGCACCGGCAACGACACCGGCGCGACGTGCAAGAAGAACGGCACGAATTCCCAACCGACCACATTGCCGATCAACAAGTTCTGCGGTTCGCCCACCAGCGTCGTCACGCCACCGAGCGCGGTGCCCACCGCCGCGTGCATCATCAGGTTGCGTAGGAAACCGCGGAAACGCTCCAGTTCGCCCTTCCTGGGGTCATGCACAAGCTCGTCGTCCTGGTGATCGTGCTCGTCGTCGAAGCCTTTGCCCGAAGCGATCTTGTGATACACCATGTAGAAACCGGTCACAACGGTAATCACCACCGCGGTCACGGTGAGCGCATCCAGGAACGCCGACAGGAACGCCGCGGTGAAGCAGAACACGAACGCCAGCAGCGTCTTGGAGCGCACCTTCACCAGGAGCTTGGTGAAGGTGAACAGCAGCATTTCGCGCAAAAAATAGATGCCCGCCACCATGAAGATCAGCAGCAGGATCACGGAGAAGTTACTATAGGTCTCGTGATACACCGTCTCCGGGCTGGCCATCCCCATGGCGATGGCCTCCACCGCCAGCAAACCACCCGGCTGCAGCGGATAGCATTTGAGCGCCATGGCCAGGGTGAAGATGAACTCCAGCACCAGCACCCAGCCGGCAAGGAAAGGGTTGACGACGAAGAACAGGATAGGGTTCAGCACCAGGAACCCGAGCACGGTCAACTTGTACCAGTCCGGCGACTGGCCCAGGAAATTACGGGTGAAGGCCTGTATAAGAGAGGGTTTGCTGCCGTTGCGGCTGTTAAATGCCAGCCGGTCCTCTAGTTCTTTGACCCGGTTCTGGAGCGTGGCAACCTGCGCCTGGAGTTGTGCATTTTGCCCCTGTTGCTCCTCAATCGGTACACACAAGCGCTCGACCAGTGCGATGACCGCTTCTGGCCCTTGGTCGTAAACCGCTTTGGTCTCCTCGCGGGTCAGCATAGACGGAGCGTAGCACAAGTTACCACGCCCCCTCCCGCTACGTCCGCGCACGTCAGGGGCAACCTTTCTCCGCCCGGCAATATGGAAGAAAATAGCCCATGGTCGTCGCAAACCCCTTGCCCTTTCGAGACCTCGGAGGTTCCTATGCACCGTCGACTCGCTGCCGTGCTCATCATCGCTGCGTGCCTCTCGGGGTGCGGTTACAACGCCCTCCAGCGCCTTGACGAAGAGATCAAGGGCGCATGGGCTGAGGTCCTGAACCAGTATCAGCGCCGCGCCGATCTGGTGCCCAATCTCGCCAACGTGGTCAAGGG
The sequence above is a segment of the Pseudomonadota bacterium genome. Coding sequences within it:
- the nhaB gene encoding sodium/proton antiporter NhaB, with the translated sequence MLTREETKAVYDQGPEAVIALVERLCVPIEEQQGQNAQLQAQVATLQNRVKELEDRLAFNSRNGSKPSLIQAFTRNFLGQSPDWYKLTVLGFLVLNPILFFVVNPFLAGWVLVLEFIFTLAMALKCYPLQPGGLLAVEAIAMGMASPETVYHETYSNFSVILLLIFMVAGIYFLREMLLFTFTKLLVKVRSKTLLAFVFCFTAAFLSAFLDALTVTAVVITVVTGFYMVYHKIASGKGFDDEHDHQDDELVHDPRKGELERFRGFLRNLMMHAAVGTALGGVTTLVGEPQNLLIGNVVGWEFVPFFLHVAPVSLPVLAVGLTTCVLLEKLKWFGYGEQLPEAVHEVMERYEADQSARRELRGTLIIVVQVLVAVFLVVALGLHLAEVGLIGLCVIVLSTALNGVTEERRLGPAFEEALPFTALVVVFFAIVAVIHDQHLFRPVTEYVLSLDGQDQLAMMYVANGLLSMISDNVFVATVYISEVDAALKAGLIGREQYELLAVSINTGTNIPSVATPNGQAAFLFLLTSSLAPLIRLGYGRMVWMAFPYTVTMSTTGLLATIFLL